The following proteins are co-located in the Vibrio azureus genome:
- a CDS encoding carotenoid oxygenase family protein has translation MKRRTFLKGMAGASFFPHQLLANPSTDSSVFPTSIMQGSLEPSSGELHLIYGQVPNDIHGHVFFAEGIPLEPDHLSPSGRGALTRIDFSPEKVTFLRKMIDTPSAIMQQHIDWGFDKFRLLGGLAYYSPSMGFVNYCNTAPNYLGNNRFALSYEGGVPYEFDALSLDLITPIGHYNEWQSSLPPWMDSFIPDKWLFPQIRTTGHPYFDLESDECFTINYGGNVANTGTKNGFIHLIKWDKYHPLQSWRIFGRDGHPAFIAATAHSLGVTRHHVLVFETAAQVEPLRMMGIRSVQPQQHRTPVWVIRKADLQLGREFVIADYLELDFDTSDIMCNYDDSDNEITLYGQYLGAMDKSEPQYSRDKRTFGGRVPDQLAGYPAAPIDVGGLVRARIDVQPLSVREITSDFRLIRDDQLFWDMNDPAYRGHFQFPEQFEHIYWAAVGYRRDHVLQRVADAYEDYPNRLYTNDSLPQNDQPSALVHMDCLTMRLTDAYQFPADCVMRTPQFMPRKNSHTQDDGYIFTAVVRNSPTHATGNGKEIWIFDAQHLAQGPLAILGHPQLNFATTNHALWVANIGPRPFDVYNANVGDFFRSKASNHRSSVKEVIEQYILPRFG, from the coding sequence ATGAAGAGACGGACATTCCTTAAAGGCATGGCGGGGGCGAGCTTTTTCCCTCATCAATTACTTGCAAACCCCAGCACAGACAGCAGTGTATTTCCCACATCCATTATGCAGGGAAGTTTAGAGCCATCTTCTGGAGAGCTCCACCTGATTTACGGGCAGGTACCAAATGATATTCATGGTCACGTATTTTTTGCTGAGGGTATCCCTCTGGAGCCTGACCATTTAAGCCCAAGTGGACGTGGCGCCTTAACTCGAATTGATTTCTCACCTGAGAAAGTGACATTTCTACGTAAAATGATTGATACCCCCTCTGCAATTATGCAGCAGCACATTGACTGGGGGTTCGATAAATTCAGATTACTGGGTGGATTGGCCTATTACAGCCCCTCTATGGGCTTTGTTAACTACTGTAATACAGCACCAAATTACTTAGGTAATAACCGTTTTGCGCTCAGCTACGAAGGCGGGGTTCCCTATGAATTTGACGCCTTAAGCTTGGATCTTATTACCCCAATTGGGCACTATAACGAGTGGCAAAGTAGCCTTCCCCCATGGATGGATAGTTTTATACCCGATAAGTGGCTTTTCCCACAAATTAGAACCACAGGTCACCCATATTTTGACCTAGAATCTGACGAATGCTTCACGATTAATTACGGTGGCAATGTCGCGAATACGGGAACAAAAAACGGCTTTATTCATTTAATTAAATGGGACAAATACCACCCACTCCAAAGCTGGCGTATATTTGGCCGTGATGGTCACCCAGCCTTTATTGCTGCAACAGCACACTCACTCGGAGTAACCCGTCACCATGTACTCGTATTTGAAACTGCAGCTCAAGTTGAACCACTTCGAATGATGGGAATTCGCTCCGTTCAACCGCAGCAACATCGAACCCCGGTTTGGGTCATTCGTAAAGCCGATTTACAACTAGGACGAGAGTTTGTCATTGCCGATTATCTCGAATTGGACTTCGATACATCTGACATCATGTGCAATTACGACGACTCAGACAATGAAATCACCCTTTATGGTCAATATCTCGGAGCGATGGACAAATCTGAACCTCAATATTCGAGAGATAAACGCACCTTCGGTGGAAGAGTTCCCGATCAATTAGCGGGTTACCCAGCGGCCCCCATTGATGTTGGTGGGTTGGTCAGAGCAAGAATCGACGTCCAACCTCTCTCAGTAAGAGAGATCACCAGTGACTTTCGTTTAATTCGCGACGATCAATTGTTCTGGGATATGAACGACCCAGCGTATCGCGGACATTTTCAATTCCCTGAACAATTTGAACATATTTATTGGGCCGCCGTTGGATACCGAAGAGATCATGTACTTCAACGTGTTGCTGATGCCTACGAAGATTATCCTAACCGTTTATACACGAATGATAGCTTACCGCAGAACGATCAACCTTCGGCTTTAGTACATATGGATTGCTTAACCATGCGCCTAACGGATGCATATCAGTTTCCTGCCGATTGCGTGATGAGAACACCTCAATTTATGCCGAGAAAAAACAGCCACACTCAAGATGATGGTTACATTTTCACCGCTGTCGTACGCAATAGTCCCACCCATGCTACCGGTAATGGCAAAGAAATTTGGATTTTTGATGCCCAACACCTTGCGCAAGGCCCACTCGCAATTTTAGGTCATCCACAACTGAACTTTGCCACAACCAATCATGCTCTCTGGGTCGCCAATATAGGACCAAGGCCCTTCGATGTATATAACGCCAATGTAGGGGATTTCTTTCGCTCTAAAGCCAGCAACCACCGGAGCTCAGTAAAAGAAGTAATCGAACAATATATCCTACCGAGATTTGGTTGA
- a CDS encoding trypsin-like serine peptidase — MKLIRFMLVGVTLCVVYTGNAWAIISGEPIVWAENDNLVSLFECSGTRIGRNHVLTAAHCYDHGHNPHFLADAYHQYAQLLVDRVAIHPNYTAESLSEDVAIITLSKVTDVARIQFFKDLTLPTDVESENITIDGFAGTLAPKRADYTLYKRDGNFPFNIEAVKGGVAQTEGGDSGAAWVNQQNEIVAVHQSIGTETITATDLHFAADFILDTINGWHYPTIANISGHTTIEVQSLHRDIISDSAYTVGGAILNVEDSTCLKGPIKPFQRCTYVLESTGNKGLLYLSDSEVIRLKRGVPLNNGSIDSVKPAPIEEVQQPSAKQPHSKSGGSISFFPLVVLLVFGLVRKKLAL; from the coding sequence ATGAAATTAATAAGGTTCATGCTTGTTGGTGTGACTTTGTGTGTTGTTTATACTGGCAATGCTTGGGCAATTATTAGTGGGGAGCCCATCGTTTGGGCTGAGAACGACAACCTGGTGTCTTTGTTTGAGTGTAGCGGAACACGAATAGGCCGTAACCATGTACTGACGGCGGCACATTGTTATGATCATGGTCATAATCCCCATTTTTTAGCGGATGCCTACCATCAATATGCGCAACTCCTTGTTGACCGTGTCGCCATTCATCCTAATTACACTGCAGAGTCTCTCAGTGAGGATGTTGCGATAATTACGTTATCGAAAGTAACAGATGTAGCAAGAATACAGTTTTTTAAGGATCTGACTTTACCAACCGATGTCGAGAGCGAGAATATAACCATCGATGGTTTTGCAGGCACCCTTGCCCCCAAGCGTGCAGATTATACTCTATATAAGAGGGATGGTAACTTTCCATTCAATATCGAAGCGGTAAAAGGAGGAGTAGCGCAGACTGAAGGTGGGGACTCTGGCGCTGCATGGGTCAATCAACAAAATGAAATTGTTGCCGTTCATCAATCGATAGGGACGGAAACAATTACTGCAACTGACCTACATTTTGCGGCTGATTTTATTTTAGACACAATCAATGGCTGGCATTACCCTACAATCGCAAACATCTCTGGACATACGACGATTGAAGTTCAGTCTTTACACCGTGATATCATTTCAGACAGTGCTTATACCGTGGGTGGTGCGATACTTAATGTTGAGGACAGCACTTGCTTAAAAGGGCCGATTAAACCTTTTCAACGTTGTACTTACGTTCTCGAAAGCACAGGCAATAAAGGGTTGCTGTATTTATCTGACTCAGAAGTGATTCGATTAAAAAGGGGAGTTCCTTTAAATAATGGCTCCATTGACAGTGTTAAGCCCGCTCCAATCGAGGAGGTTCAGCAACCAAGTGCGAAACAACCTCATAGCAAGTCTGGTGGTTCAATAAGCTTTTTTCCTCTGGTGGTTTTGCTAGTGTTTGGCCTTGTACGTAAAAAATTAGCTCTTTAA
- the sodC gene encoding superoxide dismutase family protein translates to MKLKAVLSILCLTSSFSTLAEQIKVEMIDLNSGTVSGSITATETEYGTVFTPNLEGLTAGLHGFHIHTNPSCESAEKNGKTVMGGAAGGHYDPAKTNKHGLPWTEGNHLGDLPPLFVDADGKASQPVLAPRIKLSDLKDRALMIHAGGDNHSDHPARLGGGGARMVCGVMSAK, encoded by the coding sequence ATGAAACTAAAAGCGGTACTTTCGATCTTATGCTTAACCTCTTCTTTCAGTACTCTTGCTGAACAAATCAAAGTAGAAATGATTGACTTGAATAGTGGAACAGTATCCGGTTCTATTACAGCGACAGAAACGGAATACGGCACCGTTTTTACTCCAAATCTTGAAGGCTTAACTGCAGGTCTACATGGATTCCATATTCATACAAACCCTTCGTGTGAATCAGCTGAAAAAAATGGTAAAACTGTCATGGGTGGCGCAGCTGGTGGTCATTATGATCCAGCTAAAACCAATAAGCATGGACTACCTTGGACAGAGGGCAACCATTTAGGCGATCTGCCACCGCTATTTGTCGACGCAGATGGCAAAGCATCACAACCAGTATTGGCACCTCGAATTAAACTCAGTGATCTGAAAGATCGTGCATTGATGATTCATGCAGGTGGTGATAATCACTCCGATCACCCAGCCCGACTTGGCGGCGGCGGTGCAAGAATGGTATGTGGCGTTATGAGTGCTAAATAA
- the accD gene encoding acetyl-CoA carboxylase, carboxyltransferase subunit beta: MSWLANLLNKKNIISTRKANVPEGIWIKCTRCEQILFHVTLIENLNVCPKCQHHMRMTARTRLESFLDTQLRVEIGCELEPQDVLNFKDKKRYQERLAMVQKTTGEKDALVVIKGEVLGVPVVACAFEFAFMAGSMSSVVGARFVAAVNAALEANCGLVCFSACGGARMQESLMALMQMARTSAALKQLSDAGLPYISVLTDQTFGGVSASLAMLGDINIGEPEARIGFAGRRVIEQTVRETLPDGFQQSEFLIEHGALDMIIDRRDMRQTIGRLMAKMTNTTFSNI, encoded by the coding sequence ATGAGCTGGTTAGCGAATCTCCTAAATAAAAAAAATATCATCAGTACTCGTAAAGCTAATGTTCCAGAAGGGATTTGGATCAAATGTACTCGCTGTGAGCAGATCTTGTTCCACGTCACTTTAATTGAGAACTTAAATGTGTGTCCTAAGTGTCAGCATCATATGAGAATGACCGCACGCACTCGGTTAGAGAGCTTTTTGGATACTCAATTACGGGTTGAGATTGGATGTGAACTTGAGCCGCAAGATGTTCTCAACTTCAAAGATAAAAAGCGTTATCAAGAGCGACTCGCTATGGTACAAAAAACTACAGGCGAGAAGGATGCTCTAGTCGTAATCAAAGGTGAGGTATTAGGAGTACCTGTTGTCGCTTGTGCCTTCGAGTTTGCTTTCATGGCTGGTTCAATGAGTTCGGTGGTGGGGGCTCGTTTTGTCGCTGCAGTGAATGCGGCTTTAGAAGCGAATTGTGGATTGGTGTGTTTTTCTGCGTGTGGCGGTGCTCGAATGCAGGAGTCTCTAATGGCGCTCATGCAAATGGCAAGAACAAGTGCGGCTTTAAAACAGCTCTCTGATGCAGGTTTACCTTATATCTCTGTGTTGACTGATCAAACGTTTGGCGGTGTTTCCGCTAGTTTAGCGATGTTAGGCGATATTAATATTGGAGAGCCTGAAGCGAGAATTGGTTTTGCTGGCCGTCGTGTGATTGAACAAACGGTGCGAGAAACATTGCCAGACGGCTTTCAGCAAAGTGAGTTTCTTATAGAGCATGGCGCTTTAGATATGATTATTGATCGTCGAGATATGCGGCAGACAATTGGTAGGCTGATGGCGAAAATGACCAATACAACATTCAGTAATATTTAA
- a CDS encoding FAD-binding protein: MNVTTTALSAFLLSMGLGSTSVQASSTVGPALSNYQGTYTCYPEAIYEPNNIEEVQSIVKDALVRGKKVMTGNRKFASQIDAACAGDDQVQITLSKMNKILHFDSNTKRITVEAGLRFNDLNDFLRQQGYAINMVTELAIFTIGGMLGSGTHGSTLAKPSNMLADYVTELKVVDGQGNVRVLKGDLLDAARVNLGVLGVVVEATLALEDAFKVSAEVKGYRDDTGLEDKVLEIARNNYSANIAWFPGLGRYTTTLYNPVPAGTPGQAYNAQADVSDAEEFFFGLLFNAAHEFPGSGLQCLAATARYNARAKSYFRDSVSGDLVAEPVGYSDQMQYFKCKDPNQCIWDRLPIALQEVAIDIERLPDWIRDVRQIVAKHPRTCFPLNGIYFRFGKASKSYLGMSAGRETAFVGIEYTLRQEGNREPKNYFVNLEIEQMSLRKYDARPHWGKNSVAIFEEMPSRFPMWSEFLQAKAELDPYDVFSNPFWRRASGEIPQADSLKPGCNLRGECYCQEDSHCQTGTTCQPGLHFTEARICR; this comes from the coding sequence ATGAACGTAACAACCACGGCCTTGAGTGCTTTTCTTCTCTCTATGGGCTTAGGCAGCACCTCTGTTCAAGCATCATCAACGGTTGGTCCTGCTCTCTCGAACTATCAAGGGACTTATACTTGCTACCCTGAGGCGATTTATGAGCCCAATAACATTGAAGAAGTACAAAGCATTGTTAAAGATGCCTTAGTTCGAGGCAAAAAAGTGATGACTGGCAACCGCAAATTTGCCAGCCAAATTGATGCGGCTTGCGCTGGTGATGATCAAGTTCAGATCACGCTGAGTAAGATGAATAAAATTCTCCATTTCGATTCAAACACCAAACGCATCACCGTCGAGGCAGGTCTAAGATTTAACGATCTCAATGACTTCCTCCGTCAGCAAGGCTATGCGATTAATATGGTGACCGAACTGGCTATCTTTACTATTGGGGGCATGCTAGGGAGTGGCACTCATGGCTCTACATTAGCAAAGCCAAGTAATATGTTGGCGGATTACGTCACCGAACTCAAAGTCGTCGATGGGCAAGGCAATGTCAGAGTGCTAAAGGGCGATTTACTCGATGCGGCAAGAGTCAATCTAGGAGTCTTAGGGGTCGTTGTCGAAGCAACCTTAGCGCTAGAAGATGCATTTAAAGTCAGTGCCGAGGTCAAAGGCTATCGGGATGATACCGGCTTAGAAGATAAAGTACTCGAGATCGCAAGAAATAATTACTCGGCGAATATTGCTTGGTTCCCAGGCCTTGGCCGCTATACAACTACCCTCTACAACCCTGTTCCAGCGGGGACACCAGGTCAAGCTTATAACGCTCAAGCTGATGTCAGCGATGCTGAAGAGTTTTTCTTTGGTTTGCTATTTAACGCCGCTCATGAGTTCCCTGGTTCCGGCCTACAATGTCTGGCTGCAACCGCACGATACAATGCAAGAGCGAAATCTTACTTTCGTGATAGCGTATCTGGTGACCTAGTTGCAGAACCTGTTGGCTACTCGGATCAAATGCAATATTTCAAATGCAAAGATCCCAATCAATGTATTTGGGATAGATTACCCATCGCCCTTCAAGAGGTGGCCATAGACATCGAACGCCTACCTGACTGGATTCGAGACGTACGCCAAATTGTCGCTAAGCACCCACGAACTTGTTTCCCGCTCAATGGTATCTATTTTAGATTTGGTAAAGCCTCTAAGAGTTACCTAGGTATGAGTGCAGGTCGTGAAACCGCATTTGTCGGCATCGAGTACACATTAAGACAAGAAGGCAACAGAGAGCCTAAGAATTATTTTGTGAACCTTGAAATCGAGCAAATGTCACTACGTAAATACGATGCTCGACCACATTGGGGCAAAAACTCGGTCGCCATTTTTGAAGAAATGCCATCACGTTTTCCTATGTGGTCAGAATTCTTACAAGCGAAGGCCGAGCTCGACCCTTATGATGTGTTTAGCAATCCATTCTGGCGTCGAGCGAGTGGAGAAATTCCACAAGCAGATAGCTTAAAGCCAGGATGTAACCTGCGTGGAGAATGTTATTGCCAAGAAGATTCTCACTGTCAAACAGGCACCACCTGTCAACCTGGCTTGCACTTCACTGAAGCAAGGATTTGCCGTTAA
- a CDS encoding LysR family transcriptional regulator translates to MNKVLEKVDQQWLKTFLCVYENKSFKQAAEFLCLPTSNVSRHIALLEAQLDIRLFDRTTRKISPTEAGEHLYLHTQPILEKLNNVLEEVSQPSVEVVGQLNILMPDSPELAQAVVSFFTQYPAISVCCDTTLNPKEDFLDGFDVVLSFQRGKLKDNNWIAKEIKRWPSAVLASPQLLTTHNKPFRLTDLRNVPCITSFTALNGTPWVFKSTTGEPLTQRVKSTFKVNSGQLAKAGALAGVGFAILPVDLCRQEIESGTLQVIPLELEPEDLVLYAFYPSRKYLAKKVPAFIQHLCYQANRN, encoded by the coding sequence ATGAACAAAGTGCTAGAAAAAGTTGACCAACAATGGCTGAAGACTTTCCTCTGTGTTTATGAAAATAAAAGTTTTAAGCAAGCGGCGGAATTTTTATGTTTGCCGACTTCGAATGTAAGCCGGCATATTGCGTTACTCGAAGCACAGTTGGATATTCGATTATTCGATCGAACTACGCGAAAAATCTCACCAACAGAGGCTGGAGAACACCTTTATCTGCATACGCAGCCTATACTAGAAAAGCTGAATAATGTGCTTGAGGAAGTGTCACAACCGTCTGTTGAAGTAGTAGGACAGCTTAATATTCTCATGCCAGATTCACCCGAGTTAGCGCAAGCCGTTGTCTCTTTTTTTACTCAATATCCTGCTATTTCCGTATGCTGTGATACCACGCTCAACCCTAAAGAAGATTTTCTCGATGGCTTTGACGTCGTCTTGAGTTTTCAGCGAGGCAAACTCAAAGACAATAATTGGATAGCTAAAGAAATTAAGCGCTGGCCAAGTGCTGTGCTAGCTTCCCCTCAACTGTTAACAACACACAATAAGCCATTTAGACTGACTGATTTAAGAAATGTACCTTGCATTACTAGCTTTACTGCACTGAATGGTACACCTTGGGTATTTAAAAGCACAACGGGTGAACCATTAACTCAAAGAGTCAAATCGACATTTAAAGTCAACAGCGGCCAACTTGCGAAAGCAGGTGCATTGGCAGGGGTGGGATTCGCGATATTGCCTGTCGACTTATGCAGGCAAGAAATCGAATCAGGCACACTGCAAGTTATCCCACTCGAACTCGAACCTGAAGATCTCGTCTTGTATGCTTTTTATCCCTCTAGAAAGTATCTGGCCAAAAAAGTCCCTGCCTTTATACAACACCTATGTTATCAAGCGAATAGAAACTGA
- a CDS encoding DUF4765 family protein, with product MEDNNVLHLDLFSIKDGTSEDASDVVPFDFFPTDDDLVRHASSDEYVVLWRGTNRVQAENILQNKTASGVSKNDVIAMPELKPKKKIPSRYAKKSRFHDQIGRGRNLPEYTASKDVGNGYARDHYLVVVEVKRSLLTQGSRSESGWILEPNANVKPIAVVDCTLGKPEPFTPNGS from the coding sequence ATGGAAGATAATAACGTATTGCACTTGGACTTATTTTCTATAAAAGATGGTACATCAGAAGATGCATCAGATGTGGTTCCGTTTGATTTTTTTCCTACAGATGATGATTTAGTAAGGCACGCGAGCTCTGATGAATATGTGGTTTTGTGGAGAGGTACTAATCGTGTGCAGGCTGAAAATATATTGCAAAATAAAACAGCATCAGGTGTTAGTAAAAATGACGTAATCGCTATGCCTGAATTGAAACCCAAAAAAAAGATACCTTCAAGGTATGCGAAAAAATCTCGTTTTCATGATCAAATAGGGAGAGGAAGAAACTTACCTGAATATACAGCAAGTAAGGATGTGGGGAATGGATATGCACGAGATCACTATTTAGTTGTTGTTGAGGTTAAGCGAAGCTTATTAACTCAGGGAAGCCGATCTGAATCTGGTTGGATCTTGGAGCCTAATGCTAATGTTAAACCGATAGCCGTTGTAGATTGTACATTAGGAAAACCTGAGCCATTTACACCAAATGGATCATAG
- a CDS encoding cytotoxic necrotizing factor Rho-activating domain-containing protein produces the protein MWLRDPKRNKFSTVEISRKKSDDISTVIQGELTPLIGKGIIDNNGSCDRLPFSISHVQNDAKRQEVREESAASKPGLAYFTGKNVTSAEMLPGSPIGQYYHQTQFEDNLNVLEIDNGDKGTFRISFDLNNVKEGEPLLIHGGALSGCSVVFATKMNKLFALHAGQHENEKTVWVTGEKGAESIAKSIALLTSEDPSNIQCANNQELVSYLSSKFDQSVLVYCGDDRPLTSEHNVKYFDYDSTPENKDPRVGNALALVSKKQGKINVQVLGDDMAVDKNSFETRSISSAMFSLTPKL, from the coding sequence ATGTGGTTACGTGATCCTAAGAGAAATAAATTTAGTACAGTTGAAATATCGCGGAAAAAAAGTGACGATATTTCAACTGTAATTCAAGGAGAATTGACACCGTTAATTGGAAAGGGGATTATCGATAATAATGGATCTTGTGATCGCTTACCTTTCTCTATCTCCCATGTACAGAATGATGCGAAAAGGCAGGAAGTTCGTGAGGAATCAGCTGCAAGTAAACCAGGACTGGCTTATTTCACAGGAAAAAATGTCACTTCGGCAGAAATGTTGCCAGGAAGCCCAATAGGCCAATATTATCATCAAACACAATTCGAAGATAATTTGAATGTTCTGGAGATCGATAATGGTGACAAAGGTACTTTTAGAATATCATTTGATTTAAATAACGTGAAAGAAGGTGAGCCGCTATTAATTCATGGTGGGGCATTATCAGGATGTTCAGTAGTTTTTGCAACTAAAATGAATAAACTATTTGCGCTGCATGCAGGTCAGCATGAAAATGAAAAGACTGTATGGGTTACTGGTGAAAAGGGGGCTGAATCAATTGCAAAAAGTATAGCGTTGTTAACCAGTGAGGATCCAAGTAATATCCAGTGTGCCAATAACCAAGAGCTCGTAAGTTACTTATCTAGCAAATTTGACCAATCTGTACTTGTATATTGTGGTGACGATAGGCCTCTTACAAGTGAACATAATGTAAAGTACTTTGATTATGACTCAACCCCTGAAAATAAAGATCCCCGAGTAGGTAATGCATTGGCTTTGGTCAGCAAAAAGCAAGGCAAAATCAATGTCCAAGTGTTAGGGGATGATATGGCTGTAGATAAAAATAGTTTTGAAACCCGCTCGATAAGTAGTGCGATGTTCAGTTTAACCCCAAAATTGTGA
- a CDS encoding LTA synthase family protein, with protein MFQENSRKLFRIIWLQVGLLALTLSIFRLIFTFTVGDWHTINNVLSDYFNSVFVGFRFDMRAATIAFAPLFLVGLLLSGTRFFNYITRGIVGYSRCIFFLTAALSIGNYYYYKTYANHFDIFIFGLAEDDTLAVLKTMWQDYPIIRSFLCALLITIIASKIIQLAWKRIDTLTWPRRSVLMTTLSILFTIVVYVFFARGSLGTFPLKQYHANVSNYEVLNKTTPNALLALDWARSNRKKSQKFHPVSQNQYDQQVSKVLGQDSPVYRTGTNPYLEKHQPHVVFALMESMGGNLLIEDKNPNTDLLGALRAHYNQDFSFDRILAGTGGTINSIVMMLFNSNNGTISHGSEQKTVLHHTAFEPYKKSGYKIVYVTGGSPLWRNLKYYLPTQGVDEFYSEGDIYQAIPESKQYSNTWGAADEHTFQFAEQLLQNSKQPIMLMIQTQTNHPPYQIPSSYTPKPIEVSQYSIDKMQKEEPHVRKIHETYQYAANSLGNFVSAIKASPLGDKTLIAASGDHRLREYSITFPQDLGTAHSVPLYMYIPKVILEHSHYHYDKSRVGSHRDIFPTLYSYSLSNTEYYSLGGRNILASNDVEHPYGYGLGVTFTAQGVTYASDIEKLYPWETQEGLSVSKQAIPNPNPDLGKDYIALQTLFINSQLKGFRCDKSEICRVKSKKTNK; from the coding sequence ATGTTTCAAGAAAACTCACGTAAACTTTTCAGAATCATCTGGTTGCAAGTCGGCCTTTTAGCTCTCACACTTTCCATTTTTAGGCTAATCTTCACTTTTACTGTGGGTGATTGGCATACCATCAACAATGTTCTTAGCGACTATTTTAATTCGGTTTTTGTCGGATTCCGCTTCGACATGCGAGCTGCCACCATCGCTTTCGCACCTCTTTTTTTAGTCGGCTTGCTCCTCTCGGGGACACGGTTCTTTAATTACATAACTCGAGGAATTGTTGGATACAGTCGTTGTATCTTTTTCCTTACAGCCGCTCTTTCTATTGGTAATTACTATTACTACAAAACGTACGCGAACCATTTTGATATTTTTATTTTTGGGCTAGCGGAAGATGATACCTTAGCCGTACTTAAAACGATGTGGCAAGATTACCCAATCATTCGCTCTTTCCTTTGCGCTCTACTGATTACGATTATTGCAAGTAAAATCATCCAACTTGCTTGGAAACGCATTGATACACTCACTTGGCCACGCCGCAGTGTACTGATGACGACATTATCCATTTTGTTCACCATTGTGGTTTACGTATTCTTTGCTCGTGGTTCACTCGGTACTTTTCCTCTTAAGCAATATCATGCCAATGTATCAAACTATGAGGTTCTTAATAAAACGACCCCAAATGCGCTGCTTGCTTTAGACTGGGCCCGCAGTAATAGAAAGAAGAGTCAAAAGTTCCATCCTGTTTCACAAAACCAATACGACCAACAAGTCAGTAAGGTACTTGGTCAAGATAGCCCTGTATACCGCACAGGTACTAACCCTTACCTTGAAAAACATCAGCCACATGTGGTGTTTGCTTTAATGGAAAGCATGGGTGGAAACTTACTGATTGAAGATAAAAACCCTAATACTGATCTTCTTGGTGCCCTGAGAGCTCACTATAATCAAGACTTTAGTTTTGATCGAATTCTTGCCGGTACAGGGGGTACTATCAATAGTATCGTTATGATGCTGTTCAATAGTAATAATGGCACCATCAGTCACGGTAGTGAGCAAAAGACCGTTCTTCATCATACCGCTTTTGAACCCTATAAAAAATCAGGTTATAAGATTGTCTATGTTACGGGTGGCAGTCCTTTATGGAGAAACTTGAAGTATTACCTACCAACACAAGGGGTGGATGAGTTTTATTCTGAAGGAGATATTTATCAGGCCATTCCTGAGTCTAAGCAATACAGTAATACTTGGGGCGCTGCGGATGAACATACCTTTCAGTTTGCAGAACAGCTATTACAAAACAGTAAGCAGCCTATTATGTTGATGATCCAAACGCAAACCAATCATCCTCCTTACCAGATTCCAAGCTCGTACACACCAAAGCCGATTGAAGTCAGCCAATATTCAATCGATAAAATGCAGAAAGAAGAGCCACATGTAAGAAAGATTCACGAGACTTACCAGTATGCCGCTAATTCCCTTGGTAACTTTGTCAGTGCAATCAAAGCCTCTCCACTTGGTGATAAAACCTTGATCGCTGCTTCTGGTGATCATCGTTTACGTGAGTACTCCATTACTTTCCCTCAAGATTTAGGGACAGCTCACTCAGTTCCACTTTATATGTACATCCCAAAAGTGATCCTTGAGCACAGCCACTACCACTATGATAAGAGCAGAGTAGGATCACATCGCGATATCTTCCCAACACTTTACTCATATAGCTTGTCAAATACGGAGTACTATTCATTAGGTGGCAGAAATATACTGGCTTCAAATGACGTTGAGCACCCTTACGGCTATGGTCTAGGAGTCACTTTCACGGCTCAAGGGGTAACTTATGCATCCGATATAGAGAAACTGTACCCTTGGGAGACACAGGAAGGTTTAAGCGTCTCAAAGCAAGCGATTCCAAATCCTAATCCAGATCTAGGCAAAGATTACATTGCTCTACAAACTCTATTCATCAATTCTCAATTGAAAGGGTTTAGATGTGACAAGTCTGAAATCTGCCGGGTAAAATCAAAGAAGACAAATAAGTAA